A genomic window from Gossypium hirsutum isolate 1008001.06 chromosome D12, Gossypium_hirsutum_v2.1, whole genome shotgun sequence includes:
- the LOC107929301 gene encoding glutamate receptor 3.2 isoform X2, with translation MNLVLLLSTFSLFIGVLSEEGLNPAIVNVGAIFSFNTINGKVAKVAMKAAEDDINSDPSVLGGRKLSIQLHDSNFSSFLGILGALLFMETDTVAIIGPQSSEMAHVLSNLANELQVPLLSFTALDPSLSPLQYPFFVQTAPNDEFQMTAIAEMVSYFSWSEVIAIFSDDDQSRNGIITLGDKLADRRCRISYKAALPPEPSAKRGDVLRELNKIQMMESRIIVLHSFSRTGLLVFEVAKSLGMMGKGYVWIASTSLSTVLDSFYPLKPEIANSIQGALTLRPHTPDSKRKRDFMSRWNQLSNGSIGFNPYGLYAYDTVWMIARAVRLLLDQGGKISFSNDTRLGGISGSTLNLSALNAFDGGKQLLSKILETNMTGLTGHVQFNQDRSRINPSYDIINAVGNGQRLVGYWSNHTGLSIVPPETLYSEKPNRSSSNQHLDKVVWPGGETARPRGWVFPNNGRELRIGIPRRVSYQDFVLLVNGTDKVQGYCIDVFLAAIKLLPYAFPYRFIPFGDGHKNPSYYELVNKIKSGVFDGVVGDIAIVTNRTRIVDFTLPYIESGLVVVAPVKKISSSAWSFARPFTPLMWAVTAAFFLIVGSVVWILEHRRNDEFRGPPKQQFVTILWFSFSTMFFSHRENTVSSLGRLVLIIWLFVVLIINSSYTASLTSFLTVQQLSSPIKGIDTLIGSNERIGFQVGSFTEGYLMEELNIPKSRLVPLGSPEEYALALERRNVAAVIDERPYVDLFLSEHCEFSVRGQEFTKSGWGFAFPRDSPLAIDMSTAILSLSENGELQKIHDRWLSKSACSSENSEDDIEQLDLKSFWGLFVICGIACMLALLVYFWLMFRKFSLLPPEELDTTSPSTSRSTRLQTFLSFVDEKVEKPKSSSKRKRESMSRIGYHINDESPHRSGRMDRNMSQNGDS, from the exons ATGAACCTGGTTCTGCTGCTGTCAACTTTCAGTCTCTTTATTGGAGTGCTTTCAGAAGAGGGTTTGAATCCTGCTATTGTGAATGTTGGAGCTATATTCTCATTCAACACCATTAATGGGAAAGTTGCAAAGGTTGCAATGAAGGCTGCCGAGGATGATATTAACTCCGATCCAAGTGTTCTTGGTGGAAGGAAATTGTCTATACAACTACATGATTCTAACTTCAGCTCATTTCTAGGCATTCTTGGAG CACTGCTGTTTATGGAGACAGATACCGTAGCAATAATTGGTCCACAAAGTTCGGAGATGGCCCATGTTCTATCAAATCTTGCAAATGAACTCCAGGTTCCGCTATTGTCATTCACGGCTTTAGATCCCAGCCTGAGCCCTCTCCAGTACCCTTTTTTTGTTCAAACAGCACCTAATGATGAATTCCAGATGACTGCCATTGCTGAGATGGTTAGCTATTTCAGTTGGAGTGAAGTGATTGCTATTTTCAGTGATGATGATCAGAGCAGAAACGGTATAATCACATTAGGCGATAAACTTGCTGATAGACGTTGCAGAATTTCTTATAAAGCTGCGCTTCCTCCGGAACCATCGGCCAAAAGAGGTGACGTTTTGAGAGAATTAAATAAGATTCAAATGATGGAATCTCGAATTATTGTTCTGCACTCTTTCTCAAGGACAGGTCTCTTGGTCTTTGAAGTGGCCAAGAGCCTTGGAATGATGGGAAAAGGATATGTTTGGATAGCTTCTACTTCGCTGTCCACTGTTCTTGATTCCTTTTACCCACTTAAACCGGAGATAGCAAACTCAATCCAGGGAGCACTTACACTTCGCCCTCATACACCTGATTCGAAAAGGAAAAGAGATTTTATGTCACGTTGGAACCAGCTGAGTAACGGTTCTATTGGGTTTAACCCTTATGGTCTATATGCCTATGACACTGTTTGGATGATTGCTCGTGCAGTAAGGTTGTTACTCGATCAGGGGGGcaaaatttcattttccaatGATACAAGATTAGGTGGTATTAGTGGGAGCACTCTAAATCTTTCTGCATTGAATGCATTTGATGGAGGGAAGCAGTTGCTTTCAAAGATATTGGAGACAAATATGACTGGTCTGACGGGCCATGTCCAGTTTAATCAAGACAGATCCCGGATAAATCCTTCTTATGACATTATTAATGCGGTTGGAAATGGGCAACGACTGGTTGGATACTGGTCTAACCACACTGGTTTGTCCATTGTGCCACCAGAGACACTTTATTCGGAAAAGCCTAATCGGTCAAGTTCAAACCAACATTTAGACAAGGTGGTATGGCCTGGAGGAGAAACAGCAAGACCTCGAGGGTGGGTTTTTCCTAACAATGGAAGAGAATTAAGAATTGGAATTCCAAGGCGAGTTAGTTACCAAGACTTTGTCTTGTTAGTCAATGGCACGGATAAGGTGCAAGGATATTGCATAGACGTTTTCCTTGCTGCAATTAAATTGCTGCCATATGCTTTTCCATACAGGTTTATCCCATTTGGAGATGGCCATAAGAACCCAAGTTATTATGAGCTTGTCAATAAAATTAAGTCCGGA GTCTTTGATGGCGTGGTGGGTGATATTGCCATTGTGACAAACCGAACAAGAATAGTTGACTTCACTCTGCCATATATAGAATCAGGGCTGGTTGTGGTAGCTCCAGTGAAAAAGATAAGTTCGAGTGCTTGGTCCTTCGCACGGCCATTTACTCCATTGATGTGGGCAGTCACAGCTGCATTTTTCCTCATTGTGGGATCAGTTGTGTGGATCCTTGAGCATAGAAGAAATGATGAATTCCGGGGCCCTCCAAAGCAGCAATTTGTCACAATTTTGTG GTTCAGCTTCTCTACGATGTTTTTTTCCCATA GAGAAAACACAGTGAGCTCACTTGGACGCCTAGTACTGATTATCTGGCTTTTTGTGGTTTTGATCATCAACTCAAGCTATACTGCAAGCCTGACATCATTCCTCACAGTGCAACAGTTATCATCACCCATCAAAGGGATTGATACCTTAATTGGTAGCAATGAACGAATAGGCTTCCAGGTAGGATCTTTTACTGAAGGCTATCTGATGGAGGAACTTAATATTCCAAAATCTAGACTTGTTCCACTTGGATCACCAGAAGAGTATGCCCTTGCCCTTGAGAGGAGAAATGTAGCTGCAGTAATCGATGAGCGACCATATGTGGACCTCTTCCTCTCAGAACACTGCGAATTCTCTGTTAGAGGCCAGGAGTTTACGAAAAGCGGATGGGGATTT GCATTTCCTAGAGACTCGCCATTGGCCATTGACATGTCTACTGCCATTCTTTCTCTATCTGAGAATGGTGAGCTTCAGAAGATTCACGACAGATGGCTGTCAAAAAGTGCCTGTAGTTCCGAGAATAGTGAGGATGATATTGAACAGCTTGACTTAAAAAGCTTCTGGGGGCTATTTGTTATATGTGGAATTGCATGTATGCTTGCTCTCCTTGTGTACTTCTGGTTGATGTTCCGCAAGTTCAGCCTGCTGCCTCCCGAGGAACTTGATACCACCAGTCCTAGTACCTCCCGTTCCACTCGTCTTCAAACATTTTTGTCATTTGTTGATGAGAAGGTAGAGAAACCAAAAAGCAGCTCAAAAAGAAAACGAGAGAGTATGTCTCGAATTGGATATCATATAAATGATGAATCTCCACATAGATCTGGGAGGATGGACAGGAACATGTCCCAGAATGGTGATAGTTGA
- the LOC107929301 gene encoding glutamate receptor 3.2 isoform X4, with protein sequence METDTVAIIGPQSSEMAHVLSNLANELQVPLLSFTALDPSLSPLQYPFFVQTAPNDEFQMTAIAEMVSYFSWSEVIAIFSDDDQSRNGIITLGDKLADRRCRISYKAALPPEPSAKRGDVLRELNKIQMMESRIIVLHSFSRTGLLVFEVAKSLGMMGKGYVWIASTSLSTVLDSFYPLKPEIANSIQGALTLRPHTPDSKRKRDFMSRWNQLSNGSIGFNPYGLYAYDTVWMIARAVRLLLDQGGKISFSNDTRLGGISGSTLNLSALNAFDGGKQLLSKILETNMTGLTGHVQFNQDRSRINPSYDIINAVGNGQRLVGYWSNHTGLSIVPPETLYSEKPNRSSSNQHLDKVVWPGGETARPRGWVFPNNGRELRIGIPRRVSYQDFVLLVNGTDKVQGYCIDVFLAAIKLLPYAFPYRFIPFGDGHKNPSYYELVNKIKSGVFDGVVGDIAIVTNRTRIVDFTLPYIESGLVVVAPVKKISSSAWSFARPFTPLMWAVTAAFFLIVGSVVWILEHRRNDEFRGPPKQQFVTILWFSFSTMFFSHRENTVSSLGRLVLIIWLFVVLIINSSYTASLTSFLTVQQLSSPIKGIDTLIGSNERIGFQVGSFTEGYLMEELNIPKSRLVPLGSPEEYALALERRNVAAVIDERPYVDLFLSEHCEFSVRGQEFTKSGWGFAFPRDSPLAIDMSTAILSLSENGELQKIHDRWLSKSACSSENSEDDIEQLDLKSFWGLFVICGIACMLALLVYFWLMFRKFSLLPPEELDTTSPSTSRSTRLQTFLSFVDEKVEKPKSSSKRKRESMSRIGYHINDESPHRSGRMDRNMSQNGDS encoded by the exons ATGGAGACAGATACCGTAGCAATAATTGGTCCACAAAGTTCGGAGATGGCCCATGTTCTATCAAATCTTGCAAATGAACTCCAGGTTCCGCTATTGTCATTCACGGCTTTAGATCCCAGCCTGAGCCCTCTCCAGTACCCTTTTTTTGTTCAAACAGCACCTAATGATGAATTCCAGATGACTGCCATTGCTGAGATGGTTAGCTATTTCAGTTGGAGTGAAGTGATTGCTATTTTCAGTGATGATGATCAGAGCAGAAACGGTATAATCACATTAGGCGATAAACTTGCTGATAGACGTTGCAGAATTTCTTATAAAGCTGCGCTTCCTCCGGAACCATCGGCCAAAAGAGGTGACGTTTTGAGAGAATTAAATAAGATTCAAATGATGGAATCTCGAATTATTGTTCTGCACTCTTTCTCAAGGACAGGTCTCTTGGTCTTTGAAGTGGCCAAGAGCCTTGGAATGATGGGAAAAGGATATGTTTGGATAGCTTCTACTTCGCTGTCCACTGTTCTTGATTCCTTTTACCCACTTAAACCGGAGATAGCAAACTCAATCCAGGGAGCACTTACACTTCGCCCTCATACACCTGATTCGAAAAGGAAAAGAGATTTTATGTCACGTTGGAACCAGCTGAGTAACGGTTCTATTGGGTTTAACCCTTATGGTCTATATGCCTATGACACTGTTTGGATGATTGCTCGTGCAGTAAGGTTGTTACTCGATCAGGGGGGcaaaatttcattttccaatGATACAAGATTAGGTGGTATTAGTGGGAGCACTCTAAATCTTTCTGCATTGAATGCATTTGATGGAGGGAAGCAGTTGCTTTCAAAGATATTGGAGACAAATATGACTGGTCTGACGGGCCATGTCCAGTTTAATCAAGACAGATCCCGGATAAATCCTTCTTATGACATTATTAATGCGGTTGGAAATGGGCAACGACTGGTTGGATACTGGTCTAACCACACTGGTTTGTCCATTGTGCCACCAGAGACACTTTATTCGGAAAAGCCTAATCGGTCAAGTTCAAACCAACATTTAGACAAGGTGGTATGGCCTGGAGGAGAAACAGCAAGACCTCGAGGGTGGGTTTTTCCTAACAATGGAAGAGAATTAAGAATTGGAATTCCAAGGCGAGTTAGTTACCAAGACTTTGTCTTGTTAGTCAATGGCACGGATAAGGTGCAAGGATATTGCATAGACGTTTTCCTTGCTGCAATTAAATTGCTGCCATATGCTTTTCCATACAGGTTTATCCCATTTGGAGATGGCCATAAGAACCCAAGTTATTATGAGCTTGTCAATAAAATTAAGTCCGGA GTCTTTGATGGCGTGGTGGGTGATATTGCCATTGTGACAAACCGAACAAGAATAGTTGACTTCACTCTGCCATATATAGAATCAGGGCTGGTTGTGGTAGCTCCAGTGAAAAAGATAAGTTCGAGTGCTTGGTCCTTCGCACGGCCATTTACTCCATTGATGTGGGCAGTCACAGCTGCATTTTTCCTCATTGTGGGATCAGTTGTGTGGATCCTTGAGCATAGAAGAAATGATGAATTCCGGGGCCCTCCAAAGCAGCAATTTGTCACAATTTTGTG GTTCAGCTTCTCTACGATGTTTTTTTCCCATA GAGAAAACACAGTGAGCTCACTTGGACGCCTAGTACTGATTATCTGGCTTTTTGTGGTTTTGATCATCAACTCAAGCTATACTGCAAGCCTGACATCATTCCTCACAGTGCAACAGTTATCATCACCCATCAAAGGGATTGATACCTTAATTGGTAGCAATGAACGAATAGGCTTCCAGGTAGGATCTTTTACTGAAGGCTATCTGATGGAGGAACTTAATATTCCAAAATCTAGACTTGTTCCACTTGGATCACCAGAAGAGTATGCCCTTGCCCTTGAGAGGAGAAATGTAGCTGCAGTAATCGATGAGCGACCATATGTGGACCTCTTCCTCTCAGAACACTGCGAATTCTCTGTTAGAGGCCAGGAGTTTACGAAAAGCGGATGGGGATTT GCATTTCCTAGAGACTCGCCATTGGCCATTGACATGTCTACTGCCATTCTTTCTCTATCTGAGAATGGTGAGCTTCAGAAGATTCACGACAGATGGCTGTCAAAAAGTGCCTGTAGTTCCGAGAATAGTGAGGATGATATTGAACAGCTTGACTTAAAAAGCTTCTGGGGGCTATTTGTTATATGTGGAATTGCATGTATGCTTGCTCTCCTTGTGTACTTCTGGTTGATGTTCCGCAAGTTCAGCCTGCTGCCTCCCGAGGAACTTGATACCACCAGTCCTAGTACCTCCCGTTCCACTCGTCTTCAAACATTTTTGTCATTTGTTGATGAGAAGGTAGAGAAACCAAAAAGCAGCTCAAAAAGAAAACGAGAGAGTATGTCTCGAATTGGATATCATATAAATGATGAATCTCCACATAGATCTGGGAGGATGGACAGGAACATGTCCCAGAATGGTGATAGTTGA
- the LOC107929301 gene encoding glutamate receptor 3.2 isoform X1, with product MIIKTYGEWLVLSFIATMNLVLLLSTFSLFIGVLSEEGLNPAIVNVGAIFSFNTINGKVAKVAMKAAEDDINSDPSVLGGRKLSIQLHDSNFSSFLGILGALLFMETDTVAIIGPQSSEMAHVLSNLANELQVPLLSFTALDPSLSPLQYPFFVQTAPNDEFQMTAIAEMVSYFSWSEVIAIFSDDDQSRNGIITLGDKLADRRCRISYKAALPPEPSAKRGDVLRELNKIQMMESRIIVLHSFSRTGLLVFEVAKSLGMMGKGYVWIASTSLSTVLDSFYPLKPEIANSIQGALTLRPHTPDSKRKRDFMSRWNQLSNGSIGFNPYGLYAYDTVWMIARAVRLLLDQGGKISFSNDTRLGGISGSTLNLSALNAFDGGKQLLSKILETNMTGLTGHVQFNQDRSRINPSYDIINAVGNGQRLVGYWSNHTGLSIVPPETLYSEKPNRSSSNQHLDKVVWPGGETARPRGWVFPNNGRELRIGIPRRVSYQDFVLLVNGTDKVQGYCIDVFLAAIKLLPYAFPYRFIPFGDGHKNPSYYELVNKIKSGVFDGVVGDIAIVTNRTRIVDFTLPYIESGLVVVAPVKKISSSAWSFARPFTPLMWAVTAAFFLIVGSVVWILEHRRNDEFRGPPKQQFVTILWFSFSTMFFSHRENTVSSLGRLVLIIWLFVVLIINSSYTASLTSFLTVQQLSSPIKGIDTLIGSNERIGFQVGSFTEGYLMEELNIPKSRLVPLGSPEEYALALERRNVAAVIDERPYVDLFLSEHCEFSVRGQEFTKSGWGFAFPRDSPLAIDMSTAILSLSENGELQKIHDRWLSKSACSSENSEDDIEQLDLKSFWGLFVICGIACMLALLVYFWLMFRKFSLLPPEELDTTSPSTSRSTRLQTFLSFVDEKVEKPKSSSKRKRESMSRIGYHINDESPHRSGRMDRNMSQNGDS from the exons ATGATCATT AAAACATATGGTGAGTGGTTAGTCTTGTCATTCATTGCCACCATGAACCTGGTTCTGCTGCTGTCAACTTTCAGTCTCTTTATTGGAGTGCTTTCAGAAGAGGGTTTGAATCCTGCTATTGTGAATGTTGGAGCTATATTCTCATTCAACACCATTAATGGGAAAGTTGCAAAGGTTGCAATGAAGGCTGCCGAGGATGATATTAACTCCGATCCAAGTGTTCTTGGTGGAAGGAAATTGTCTATACAACTACATGATTCTAACTTCAGCTCATTTCTAGGCATTCTTGGAG CACTGCTGTTTATGGAGACAGATACCGTAGCAATAATTGGTCCACAAAGTTCGGAGATGGCCCATGTTCTATCAAATCTTGCAAATGAACTCCAGGTTCCGCTATTGTCATTCACGGCTTTAGATCCCAGCCTGAGCCCTCTCCAGTACCCTTTTTTTGTTCAAACAGCACCTAATGATGAATTCCAGATGACTGCCATTGCTGAGATGGTTAGCTATTTCAGTTGGAGTGAAGTGATTGCTATTTTCAGTGATGATGATCAGAGCAGAAACGGTATAATCACATTAGGCGATAAACTTGCTGATAGACGTTGCAGAATTTCTTATAAAGCTGCGCTTCCTCCGGAACCATCGGCCAAAAGAGGTGACGTTTTGAGAGAATTAAATAAGATTCAAATGATGGAATCTCGAATTATTGTTCTGCACTCTTTCTCAAGGACAGGTCTCTTGGTCTTTGAAGTGGCCAAGAGCCTTGGAATGATGGGAAAAGGATATGTTTGGATAGCTTCTACTTCGCTGTCCACTGTTCTTGATTCCTTTTACCCACTTAAACCGGAGATAGCAAACTCAATCCAGGGAGCACTTACACTTCGCCCTCATACACCTGATTCGAAAAGGAAAAGAGATTTTATGTCACGTTGGAACCAGCTGAGTAACGGTTCTATTGGGTTTAACCCTTATGGTCTATATGCCTATGACACTGTTTGGATGATTGCTCGTGCAGTAAGGTTGTTACTCGATCAGGGGGGcaaaatttcattttccaatGATACAAGATTAGGTGGTATTAGTGGGAGCACTCTAAATCTTTCTGCATTGAATGCATTTGATGGAGGGAAGCAGTTGCTTTCAAAGATATTGGAGACAAATATGACTGGTCTGACGGGCCATGTCCAGTTTAATCAAGACAGATCCCGGATAAATCCTTCTTATGACATTATTAATGCGGTTGGAAATGGGCAACGACTGGTTGGATACTGGTCTAACCACACTGGTTTGTCCATTGTGCCACCAGAGACACTTTATTCGGAAAAGCCTAATCGGTCAAGTTCAAACCAACATTTAGACAAGGTGGTATGGCCTGGAGGAGAAACAGCAAGACCTCGAGGGTGGGTTTTTCCTAACAATGGAAGAGAATTAAGAATTGGAATTCCAAGGCGAGTTAGTTACCAAGACTTTGTCTTGTTAGTCAATGGCACGGATAAGGTGCAAGGATATTGCATAGACGTTTTCCTTGCTGCAATTAAATTGCTGCCATATGCTTTTCCATACAGGTTTATCCCATTTGGAGATGGCCATAAGAACCCAAGTTATTATGAGCTTGTCAATAAAATTAAGTCCGGA GTCTTTGATGGCGTGGTGGGTGATATTGCCATTGTGACAAACCGAACAAGAATAGTTGACTTCACTCTGCCATATATAGAATCAGGGCTGGTTGTGGTAGCTCCAGTGAAAAAGATAAGTTCGAGTGCTTGGTCCTTCGCACGGCCATTTACTCCATTGATGTGGGCAGTCACAGCTGCATTTTTCCTCATTGTGGGATCAGTTGTGTGGATCCTTGAGCATAGAAGAAATGATGAATTCCGGGGCCCTCCAAAGCAGCAATTTGTCACAATTTTGTG GTTCAGCTTCTCTACGATGTTTTTTTCCCATA GAGAAAACACAGTGAGCTCACTTGGACGCCTAGTACTGATTATCTGGCTTTTTGTGGTTTTGATCATCAACTCAAGCTATACTGCAAGCCTGACATCATTCCTCACAGTGCAACAGTTATCATCACCCATCAAAGGGATTGATACCTTAATTGGTAGCAATGAACGAATAGGCTTCCAGGTAGGATCTTTTACTGAAGGCTATCTGATGGAGGAACTTAATATTCCAAAATCTAGACTTGTTCCACTTGGATCACCAGAAGAGTATGCCCTTGCCCTTGAGAGGAGAAATGTAGCTGCAGTAATCGATGAGCGACCATATGTGGACCTCTTCCTCTCAGAACACTGCGAATTCTCTGTTAGAGGCCAGGAGTTTACGAAAAGCGGATGGGGATTT GCATTTCCTAGAGACTCGCCATTGGCCATTGACATGTCTACTGCCATTCTTTCTCTATCTGAGAATGGTGAGCTTCAGAAGATTCACGACAGATGGCTGTCAAAAAGTGCCTGTAGTTCCGAGAATAGTGAGGATGATATTGAACAGCTTGACTTAAAAAGCTTCTGGGGGCTATTTGTTATATGTGGAATTGCATGTATGCTTGCTCTCCTTGTGTACTTCTGGTTGATGTTCCGCAAGTTCAGCCTGCTGCCTCCCGAGGAACTTGATACCACCAGTCCTAGTACCTCCCGTTCCACTCGTCTTCAAACATTTTTGTCATTTGTTGATGAGAAGGTAGAGAAACCAAAAAGCAGCTCAAAAAGAAAACGAGAGAGTATGTCTCGAATTGGATATCATATAAATGATGAATCTCCACATAGATCTGGGAGGATGGACAGGAACATGTCCCAGAATGGTGATAGTTGA
- the LOC107929301 gene encoding glutamate receptor 3.2 isoform X3, producing the protein MIIKTYGEWLVLSFIATMNLVLLLSTFSLFIGVLSEEGLNPAIVNVGAIFSFNTINGKVAKVAMKAAEDDINSDPSVLGGRKLSIQLHDSNFSSFLGILGALLFMETDTVAIIGPQSSEMAHVLSNLANELQVPLLSFTALDPSLSPLQYPFFVQTAPNDEFQMTAIAEMVSYFSWSEVIAIFSDDDQSRNGIITLGDKLADRRCRISYKAALPPEPSAKRGDVLRELNKIQMMESRIIVLHSFSRTGLLVFEVAKSLGMMGKGYVWIASTSLSTVLDSFYPLKPEIANSIQGALTLRPHTPDSKRKRDFMSRWNQLSNGSIGFNPYGLYAYDTVWMIARAVRLLLDQGGKISFSNDTRLGGISGSTLNLSALNAFDGGKQLLSKILETNMTGLTGHVQFNQDRSRINPSYDIINAVGNGQRLVGYWSNHTGLSIVPPETLYSEKPNRSSSNQHLDKVVWPGGETARPRGWVFPNNGRELRIGIPRFIPFGDGHKNPSYYELVNKIKSGVFDGVVGDIAIVTNRTRIVDFTLPYIESGLVVVAPVKKISSSAWSFARPFTPLMWAVTAAFFLIVGSVVWILEHRRNDEFRGPPKQQFVTILWFSFSTMFFSHRENTVSSLGRLVLIIWLFVVLIINSSYTASLTSFLTVQQLSSPIKGIDTLIGSNERIGFQVGSFTEGYLMEELNIPKSRLVPLGSPEEYALALERRNVAAVIDERPYVDLFLSEHCEFSVRGQEFTKSGWGFAFPRDSPLAIDMSTAILSLSENGELQKIHDRWLSKSACSSENSEDDIEQLDLKSFWGLFVICGIACMLALLVYFWLMFRKFSLLPPEELDTTSPSTSRSTRLQTFLSFVDEKVEKPKSSSKRKRESMSRIGYHINDESPHRSGRMDRNMSQNGDS; encoded by the exons ATGATCATT AAAACATATGGTGAGTGGTTAGTCTTGTCATTCATTGCCACCATGAACCTGGTTCTGCTGCTGTCAACTTTCAGTCTCTTTATTGGAGTGCTTTCAGAAGAGGGTTTGAATCCTGCTATTGTGAATGTTGGAGCTATATTCTCATTCAACACCATTAATGGGAAAGTTGCAAAGGTTGCAATGAAGGCTGCCGAGGATGATATTAACTCCGATCCAAGTGTTCTTGGTGGAAGGAAATTGTCTATACAACTACATGATTCTAACTTCAGCTCATTTCTAGGCATTCTTGGAG CACTGCTGTTTATGGAGACAGATACCGTAGCAATAATTGGTCCACAAAGTTCGGAGATGGCCCATGTTCTATCAAATCTTGCAAATGAACTCCAGGTTCCGCTATTGTCATTCACGGCTTTAGATCCCAGCCTGAGCCCTCTCCAGTACCCTTTTTTTGTTCAAACAGCACCTAATGATGAATTCCAGATGACTGCCATTGCTGAGATGGTTAGCTATTTCAGTTGGAGTGAAGTGATTGCTATTTTCAGTGATGATGATCAGAGCAGAAACGGTATAATCACATTAGGCGATAAACTTGCTGATAGACGTTGCAGAATTTCTTATAAAGCTGCGCTTCCTCCGGAACCATCGGCCAAAAGAGGTGACGTTTTGAGAGAATTAAATAAGATTCAAATGATGGAATCTCGAATTATTGTTCTGCACTCTTTCTCAAGGACAGGTCTCTTGGTCTTTGAAGTGGCCAAGAGCCTTGGAATGATGGGAAAAGGATATGTTTGGATAGCTTCTACTTCGCTGTCCACTGTTCTTGATTCCTTTTACCCACTTAAACCGGAGATAGCAAACTCAATCCAGGGAGCACTTACACTTCGCCCTCATACACCTGATTCGAAAAGGAAAAGAGATTTTATGTCACGTTGGAACCAGCTGAGTAACGGTTCTATTGGGTTTAACCCTTATGGTCTATATGCCTATGACACTGTTTGGATGATTGCTCGTGCAGTAAGGTTGTTACTCGATCAGGGGGGcaaaatttcattttccaatGATACAAGATTAGGTGGTATTAGTGGGAGCACTCTAAATCTTTCTGCATTGAATGCATTTGATGGAGGGAAGCAGTTGCTTTCAAAGATATTGGAGACAAATATGACTGGTCTGACGGGCCATGTCCAGTTTAATCAAGACAGATCCCGGATAAATCCTTCTTATGACATTATTAATGCGGTTGGAAATGGGCAACGACTGGTTGGATACTGGTCTAACCACACTGGTTTGTCCATTGTGCCACCAGAGACACTTTATTCGGAAAAGCCTAATCGGTCAAGTTCAAACCAACATTTAGACAAGGTGGTATGGCCTGGAGGAGAAACAGCAAGACCTCGAGGGTGGGTTTTTCCTAACAATGGAAGAGAATTAAGAATTGGAATTCCAAG GTTTATCCCATTTGGAGATGGCCATAAGAACCCAAGTTATTATGAGCTTGTCAATAAAATTAAGTCCGGA GTCTTTGATGGCGTGGTGGGTGATATTGCCATTGTGACAAACCGAACAAGAATAGTTGACTTCACTCTGCCATATATAGAATCAGGGCTGGTTGTGGTAGCTCCAGTGAAAAAGATAAGTTCGAGTGCTTGGTCCTTCGCACGGCCATTTACTCCATTGATGTGGGCAGTCACAGCTGCATTTTTCCTCATTGTGGGATCAGTTGTGTGGATCCTTGAGCATAGAAGAAATGATGAATTCCGGGGCCCTCCAAAGCAGCAATTTGTCACAATTTTGTG GTTCAGCTTCTCTACGATGTTTTTTTCCCATA GAGAAAACACAGTGAGCTCACTTGGACGCCTAGTACTGATTATCTGGCTTTTTGTGGTTTTGATCATCAACTCAAGCTATACTGCAAGCCTGACATCATTCCTCACAGTGCAACAGTTATCATCACCCATCAAAGGGATTGATACCTTAATTGGTAGCAATGAACGAATAGGCTTCCAGGTAGGATCTTTTACTGAAGGCTATCTGATGGAGGAACTTAATATTCCAAAATCTAGACTTGTTCCACTTGGATCACCAGAAGAGTATGCCCTTGCCCTTGAGAGGAGAAATGTAGCTGCAGTAATCGATGAGCGACCATATGTGGACCTCTTCCTCTCAGAACACTGCGAATTCTCTGTTAGAGGCCAGGAGTTTACGAAAAGCGGATGGGGATTT GCATTTCCTAGAGACTCGCCATTGGCCATTGACATGTCTACTGCCATTCTTTCTCTATCTGAGAATGGTGAGCTTCAGAAGATTCACGACAGATGGCTGTCAAAAAGTGCCTGTAGTTCCGAGAATAGTGAGGATGATATTGAACAGCTTGACTTAAAAAGCTTCTGGGGGCTATTTGTTATATGTGGAATTGCATGTATGCTTGCTCTCCTTGTGTACTTCTGGTTGATGTTCCGCAAGTTCAGCCTGCTGCCTCCCGAGGAACTTGATACCACCAGTCCTAGTACCTCCCGTTCCACTCGTCTTCAAACATTTTTGTCATTTGTTGATGAGAAGGTAGAGAAACCAAAAAGCAGCTCAAAAAGAAAACGAGAGAGTATGTCTCGAATTGGATATCATATAAATGATGAATCTCCACATAGATCTGGGAGGATGGACAGGAACATGTCCCAGAATGGTGATAGTTGA